Proteins found in one Fulvitalea axinellae genomic segment:
- a CDS encoding SusD/RagB family nutrient-binding outer membrane lipoprotein → MKKVIKSIFTAVLAFGLTSCGSDYFDINQDPDVPSDSYPNLTLPPAMSATAFVTGGNYQILGGIWSQHWTQAPEARQYQSIEEYQITTQDFNREWRELYAAALQDYAWVAEKSEETGQLEYYLISKVMQAYTFQVLTDFYGDVPFSEALKGSSGTDWPKFDKSTDIYDGLIPLIDDAVAKYKDGVSKGGKPSKDDIVFGGNMDNWLRFANTLKLKIYMRQIHARPDVAKAGISKLFADGAQFLASDAEITHFIDQAKKRNPVYEREISAAGHGNVNLVASATVVNELLANSDPRIDFFFTKSKNEGVHIGLEQGDFERKGLKRDGFSRVNLKPTSPVVFISAAESAFLQAEAAIRFPDVVSGVTAKGAYEAGVKASFADCGFAASADGFLAADGAYAYPESGTDEEKIEAVVTQKWLAATNSRGAESHFDFLRTGYPKAFTVSKISVIGDQFPQRLPYPDNEIQANPNTPPVKLVTDKIWWAK, encoded by the coding sequence ATGAAGAAAGTAATAAAATCTATATTCACTGCGGTGTTGGCCTTTGGACTGACATCATGCGGGTCAGATTATTTTGATATTAACCAAGATCCGGACGTTCCCAGCGATTCTTATCCAAACCTGACTTTGCCTCCGGCTATGTCGGCCACGGCGTTTGTGACAGGTGGGAACTACCAGATTTTGGGCGGTATCTGGTCGCAGCATTGGACACAAGCTCCAGAAGCTCGCCAGTATCAGAGTATCGAGGAGTACCAAATTACTACTCAGGACTTCAACCGTGAGTGGAGAGAGTTGTATGCGGCCGCTCTTCAGGATTATGCTTGGGTTGCAGAAAAATCGGAGGAGACCGGCCAGCTGGAATATTACCTCATATCAAAGGTTATGCAGGCTTACACTTTCCAAGTGTTGACCGACTTTTACGGGGATGTGCCGTTTTCGGAAGCTTTGAAAGGATCTTCGGGAACCGATTGGCCAAAATTTGATAAGTCTACGGATATCTACGACGGTTTGATTCCGTTGATTGATGATGCTGTAGCGAAGTACAAAGACGGAGTGTCGAAAGGTGGCAAGCCATCGAAAGACGATATCGTTTTTGGCGGGAACATGGACAATTGGTTGCGATTTGCCAATACGCTGAAGCTGAAAATCTATATGCGTCAGATCCATGCTCGTCCTGATGTGGCAAAGGCAGGAATCTCGAAGCTTTTTGCTGATGGGGCACAGTTTTTGGCGAGTGACGCTGAGATTACCCACTTTATCGATCAGGCGAAGAAGAGAAACCCAGTTTATGAAAGGGAGATTTCGGCCGCTGGACACGGTAATGTTAACTTGGTTGCCAGTGCCACGGTAGTTAATGAGTTGCTTGCAAACTCAGACCCGAGAATTGACTTCTTCTTTACAAAAAGTAAGAACGAAGGTGTTCATATCGGATTGGAGCAAGGGGATTTTGAGCGTAAAGGATTAAAGAGAGATGGGTTTTCTAGGGTGAACCTTAAACCTACGTCTCCTGTAGTGTTTATCAGTGCCGCCGAGTCGGCTTTCTTGCAGGCCGAAGCGGCTATTCGTTTTCCTGACGTAGTTTCAGGTGTTACGGCTAAAGGGGCTTACGAAGCTGGAGTTAAAGCGTCTTTTGCCGATTGTGGCTTTGCCGCGTCAGCGGACGGTTTCTTGGCTGCTGACGGAGCGTACGCTTATCCGGAATCCGGTACCGACGAGGAAAAGATCGAAGCTGTGGTTACGCAGAAATGGCTTGCGGCTACAAATAGCCGTGGCGCTGAGTCGCACTTCGACTTTTTGAGAACGGGTTACCCTAAAGCGTTTACCGTATCTAAAATCTCTGTTATAGGTGACCAGTTCCCGCAACGTTTGCCTTATCCGGACAATGAGATCCAGGCTAACCCGAACACTCCACCTGTTAAGTTGGTGACTGATAAAATCTGGTGGGCCAAGTAA